The region TTTTGGGAAATTAACTTAAGGTCAATGACGGCCGCAATTTCGCGGCTAAATTCATAGAGAGCGCGGGTGCTTTTTTCCCGCTGCCGGGCAGATGCGGCCTCGGTCCGTAGCAAATCTGTCCGGCCGCCAATGACAAACGCTACAATCATAAAGGTGATAAAACTCCAAAGATAGCGGATATCAGCAACGGTAAAAGTCAGCGTAGGTGGTACAAACAAGAAATCAAACGCGGCCAAGCCACACAGTGCCGTAAAATACGAAGGCCACCTTCCCCACCAGAAGGCACTCATCGTGACCGGAAGCTGGTAGAGTAGTGCGATATTGACAAGCCCCATATTGTTTTCGAAAAGCAAGCAAAATATTGTAATGAGAGCAGCCATAGACAGGCCGCCAACATACTGACTCCAATTAATTTTTTCATCTTTCGGCATTGTTCGAATACCGGCGTCCTGGTCCTGTTCGGCAACGCCCTGGATTACATAAACATTAATACCGCCGCTATTGCGAATGAGTTTGTCCACTAACGACCCGTGCCAGAGCTCCCAGAGGCGGCTATGGTGAGGTTTGCCGACAACTATGGAAGAAACATTTTGAGCGCGAGCCACCTCAATGATTTCTTGAACAAGGTTTTCCCCACTTATCGTCAGCGTCTTGGCTCCAAGGTCTTCGGCCAGCCGCATATTTCTGATTACCCGGTCCCGCTCTTTGTCACCGATGGGAAAACGGCGGGCAGGCGCTTCAATATGCACAGCAATCAATTCAGCCTGAAGACCTCCGGCTAACCGGCGAGCTGCCCGTACCAGTTGCGCCGAGAAGGGACTGGCGCTGACACATACCATGACCCGTCCGGCCGCCGGCCAGGGCCCCTCTATGCTGTGTTCACGCATGTACTCGCTCATTTCCTTATCTACGCGGTTAGCGGTAAAGCGTAAGGACAATTCGCGCAAGGCATTAATATTACCCGGACGGAAAAATTTGCGTATGGCTTGTTCCGCCTGAGCAGGAACATAAACCTTGCCTTCTTTCAGACGTTTAATCAATTCTTCCGGAGGAATATCAATAAGCTGGACACTATCGGCCTCTTCGAGAATATGGTCAGGAACTGTCTCCCTGACTACAACACCTGTTATCTGTGCGACAATATCATTGAGACTTTCAATATGCTGAATGTTAAGTGTAGTATAAACATTAATGCCGGCTTTAAGAAGCTCTTCCACATCCTGAAAACGGCGGACATGGCGGGAGCCGGGGATGTTGGTATGAGCTAACTCATCGACCAATACCAACTCCGGCCTGCGCTCAAGAATAGCATCAATGTCCATTTCCGGGAGTCTTTTGCCCCGGTACTCAATAAGACACGCCGGTATTCGCGGCAACCCTTCGACCAGCCGCTCGGTCTCCTGCCTGCCATGAGTTTCCACCCAGCCGATAGCTACATCGAAACCTTCCTGTAAGCGTTGGTGGGCGGCTTCAAGCATGGTATAGGTTTTACCAACGCCGGCAGCCGCCCCAAGGAATACTGTCAATTTACCCCGGTTCTCCCTTTGGATACGCTCCAGGAGTGTGTCCGGGTCAGGACGCCTCTCGCGGTAACCGTTTGACATGATGTCTCCCCCATTAACAAGCTTCTATTTTTTCAAAGCATCCAAGGCTAAATTAAGCTGTAATACGTTGACCCTCGGTTCGCCAATAATACCAAGCAAACGACCGGTAGTATGCTCATCGACAAGACGGCGGACTTGGTCTACTGTCAAGCCGCGGGCCGCTGCCACCCTTGCTGTTTGCAGACTGGCGTAATCAGGCGAGATATGGGGATCCAACCCGCTACCGGAAGCCAGTACTGCATCGGCGGGAATTTTATCTGTCTTAGCAAGGCCATTCATTGAACGAACAGCAGCCAAGCGGTCGGCGACGGAACTTGTGAGTTTACTGCTGGTGGCACTCAAGTTTGACCCCGCCGAATCGGCCGCATCATATCCGTCTTCCCCGGCAGCCGAGGGGCGTCCGTGAAAATACTCGGGCTTAGTGAATTGTTGCCCGATCAAACTCGATCCGACAACAACTCCATCATTTATAATCAGCGAACCGTTAGCCTGCCTGGGAAACAGTGCCTGGGCCAGACCGGTCATGGCTAAAGGATAAATCAGGCCGGTTAAAATTGTCATGACCACCAACATAGCTAATGAATTAATTATATGTTTCCACAAAGTAGATCAACATCCTTTTCTTTTTAGAGATGTATCAGTAGTTTCTATGTCTTCTCAACCGCCCTGCCGCCCGGTTTGGCTTGCATAACCAGCTAGACAAGCCCTAAGGCAACGACAAGGATATCGATGAGCTTAATCCCCAAAAAAGGAATGATTAAGCCGCCGATACCATAAAGCAACAAGTTTCGTTTCAAAATGACTTCTGCTCCTACAGGCTGGTATTTCACGCCCCGCAATGCCAGTGGTATCAGGCTCACAATAATAAGCGCATTGAAAATCACGGCGCTCAGTATGGCGCTTTCGGGAGTAGCTAATTTCATAATGTTGAAAGTGTTCAGTACCGGGTAGGTACCGGCGAACATGGCCGGGATAATGGCAAAATACTTAGCAACGTCGTTGGCTATGCTAAAGGTAGTCAGCGAACCGCGCGTCATTAACAGTTGTTTGCCAATCTCGACAATTTCGATGAGTTTTGTCGGGTTGCTGTCCATATCGACCATGTTACCCGCTTCTTTTGCTGCTTGTGTTCCACTGTTCATGGCAACACCGACGTCGGCCTGAGCCAGAGCCGGAGCATCATTCGTCCCATCACCGGTCATGGCCACCAGCATGCCCTTATCCTGATATTCACGGATCAGTCTTAGTTTGGCCTCCGGAGTTGCTTCAGCCAGGAAATCGTCTACTCCTGCCTCTGCCGCGATCGCGGCGGCTGTCAGCGGGTTATCGCCGGTAATCATAACTGTTTTTATCCCCATTTGGCGCAGCTCCCGGAACCTTTCTTTTATACCGCCTTTGACAATATCCTTTAGATA is a window of Sporomusaceae bacterium ACPt DNA encoding:
- the kdpC gene encoding Potassium-transporting ATPase KdpC subunit, coding for MWKHIINSLAMLVVMTILTGLIYPLAMTGLAQALFPRQANGSLIINDGVVVGSSLIGQQFTKPEYFHGRPSAAGEDGYDAADSAGSNLSATSSKLTSSVADRLAAVRSMNGLAKTDKIPADAVLASGSGLDPHISPDYASLQTARVAAARGLTVDQVRRLVDEHTTGRLLGIIGEPRVNVLQLNLALDALKK
- the kdpD gene encoding Sensor protein KdpD, translated to MSNGYRERRPDPDTLLERIQRENRGKLTVFLGAAAGVGKTYTMLEAAHQRLQEGFDVAIGWVETHGRQETERLVEGLPRIPACLIEYRGKRLPEMDIDAILERRPELVLVDELAHTNIPGSRHVRRFQDVEELLKAGINVYTTLNIQHIESLNDIVAQITGVVVRETVPDHILEEADSVQLIDIPPEELIKRLKEGKVYVPAQAEQAIRKFFRPGNINALRELSLRFTANRVDKEMSEYMREHSIEGPWPAAGRVMVCVSASPFSAQLVRAARRLAGGLQAELIAVHIEAPARRFPIGDKERDRVIRNMRLAEDLGAKTLTISGENLVQEIIEVARAQNVSSIVVGKPHHSRLWELWHGSLVDKLIRNSGGINVYVIQGVAEQDQDAGIRTMPKDEKINWSQYVGGLSMAALITIFCLLFENNMGLVNIALLYQLPVTMSAFWWGRWPSYFTALCGLAAFDFLFVPPTLTFTVADIRYLWSFITFMIVAFVIGGRTDLLRTEAASARQREKSTRALYEFSREIAAVIDLKLISQKLVKQAADTVGRSFVVMLPDQSGKLSIWAEHYLEATKKNTRLPRDPSETAVASWAFEHGQAAGRSTDTLPSAKYLYIPLKTTENIVGVLGVRVKEKKMLPEEKRLIDAWAGLAAIAVERVRLAEQAREAALLLESDRLRTALFNSISHELRTPLASIVGSVSTLLEAEDVYTQAARHELLENIQEGAARMERVVSNLLDTARLESGMMQLKIDWCDIEDIIGTSLQRLRETTQRYILDVKVAPDIPLLKADCVLLEQVMINLIDNAMKYSSRGSEILIRAEPKGGTVIVSVSDNGVGIPEEDLTKVFDKFYRIQQPRHVSGTGLGLSICKGIIEAHGGVIWVERRPNGGTTVSFQIPTEEKAGLPERLANK